The segment CTTGTGTTTTGCAAAGCAAAAACGGGTCTCTTTTGGGCAATCTTACTTTAAACAGATATTATTTGATCAGGAAGAATATCTGCAGGACTTACACTCTGCCCTTCTAAAACATTTTTTACCATTTGTTCAACCTTTTCAGCCTGCTCCAACTTTCCGCGCTTCCTGCATCCGCCCACAAAGTAACTGACTTTGCGCTGCAATTCTACTTTAGCAAGTTCAAGCTCGTCCAGACTCAACTCATTGCTGTGCAGCAATTTTATAATAGAATAAATTCTGTATAAATCAAAACAGCCAACACTGTTCGTGAGTTGATCGGGGCGCCCTCCGTACTTAATGGTCAACCGATCTTCCAACAGACCGACCGGAAATTTAAACCCGGACCTGATCCAGAGATCATAATCTTCACAGGCCGGCATATTCTCATCAAACGGGCCGACGCTATCCCAAAACTTCTTGCTGAACATAGCACATGACGGGCTGATTAAACACGTTTCAAGAGACTTATCAAAAAACATGCCTTCAGGTTTCGCATACTTTTTGCTCTGATTTACCCGCTTTTCATTGCGCACCCAAATTTCATTAGTCTGACTTATATCTAATTCTTCAGACTTCATAAATGCAAGCTGCATTTCAAGTTTTTTAGGCAACCACTCATCGTCAGAATCAAGCAAAGCTATATACTTTCCTTTTGATTCCTTTATAGCAAAATTACGTGCTGCGGAAACGCCTCTATTCTCTTGAAACAAGACTTTCATCCGCACATCAGTAAACTCTGTAAGCATCTGCACTGTATCATCTGTCGAACCGTCATTCACTATCAAACACTCAAAATCAGTAAAGCTCTGTACTAAAGCGGAACGAAGAGCACGGCAAAGTAGCTCCGACCTATTGTAAGTTGGTATAATAACAGAAATTTCAGGAAACGACTTATTTTTATCAACCGACATTCACATACCTTTTTTTAAAAAAATCTTTATAATTCAAATTGTCAGGTGTACATACTATTAAGAAACGATATAAGACCTGTGACGGATATAGTTCGATAAACATTATTAACGGGTAATAAATTGCCTATAATATTGCTTATCGACCCTTTTTACTTGACTCTTTAGTTAACGGATTGTCATTTACTTTCATGCGAATTTTTCAAGTCATAAACGTTCGATGGTTCAACGCAACCTCATGGTACGCCCTATACCTCAGTAAACTACTGCAGGACGCCGGGCACGATGTTCTTGTCATCACCGTTCCTGATACAGAAACGGAAGAGAAAGCTCTCGAAATGGGACTTAATGTTGAAACAATTGATTTGAATTCAACGCACCCTATAAAATTTGTCAAAGCATGTGCAAGGGTTCTTTCTCTCGTTCGCAAACATAAACCTGATATAGTAAACTGCCACAGAGGAGAAGCTTTCTTCTGGTGGGGATTTCTCAGGAAAGCAGGTCTTGGCTTTAAGCTCGTAAGAACCCGCGGAGACCAGCGTCTTCCACGAAACGATATACTTAACCGCTATCTGCATTCAAATATTGCCGACGCGGTTGTCGTAACAAACAAACGCATGGCTGAACATTTTCTAAAAAAAATGGAATTAGCCGAAAACAGTCTCTGGCTCATACATGGCGGGGTCGATACTGATAAATTTAAGTTCAATCAACAAGGAAGAAGTGAAATCCGCAAAAAGTACGGATTCACTGAGGATCAAATTGTTGTCGGCCTTCTTGGCAGATTCGACAGAGTAAAAGGTCAGCATGAACTCATAAAAGCGATTGCAAAAGTTCGCCAAAACTCTGAGAACGACAATATAAAATTATTCCTGATGGGCTTTCCGACTGCCACGAGCAGACACGAAATAGACTCATGGTTAAATGAAAATAACATTGCCGACATTACTGAAATAAGCGGGAAGTGTGAGAACATTTCAGCCTGTATTTCAGCGATTGATATTGGTGTGATTGCTTCACTCTGGTCCGAAACCATCGCAAGGGCAGCTCTTGAAATTATGGCTTGCCAACGCCCGCTAATATCTACCTCAGTCGGAGTAATGCCGGACCTGCTTCCCGAAGAAGCACTGGTTGAACCACAAGATGTTTCCGCCATGGCGCTTAAACTGGAAGAAGTGATCAGCAGTCCTGAAATGAAAAAAGGATTACTTGAAACTCACGCTAAAACAATGTCGCAGCTTTCAGGATCTGACTTTTTAAAGCGCACTCTGACTCTTTATCAGGGAACACTTACAAAGAACTCTTAGCTCATTTTAAAATAAGAATACTTACTCAGGGCCGAAAGTTGACCGAATGCTATCTAGTTGCACAGCAACTTCATAAATTGTGCGGGCATATACCATTGAATGATTATAGCGATAGATAACTTTCAGCTTTTTCTTTTTGCTGAGCGAGCTTTTCCAGCCATGCCTTTTCAAAAAATTTGCCATGCTTTCAAGGGC is part of the Maridesulfovibrio ferrireducens genome and harbors:
- a CDS encoding glycosyltransferase family 2 protein gives rise to the protein MSVDKNKSFPEISVIIPTYNRSELLCRALRSALVQSFTDFECLIVNDGSTDDTVQMLTEFTDVRMKVLFQENRGVSAARNFAIKESKGKYIALLDSDDEWLPKKLEMQLAFMKSEELDISQTNEIWVRNEKRVNQSKKYAKPEGMFFDKSLETCLISPSCAMFSKKFWDSVGPFDENMPACEDYDLWIRSGFKFPVGLLEDRLTIKYGGRPDQLTNSVGCFDLYRIYSIIKLLHSNELSLDELELAKVELQRKVSYFVGGCRKRGKLEQAEKVEQMVKNVLEGQSVSPADILPDQIISV
- a CDS encoding glycosyltransferase, yielding MRIFQVINVRWFNATSWYALYLSKLLQDAGHDVLVITVPDTETEEKALEMGLNVETIDLNSTHPIKFVKACARVLSLVRKHKPDIVNCHRGEAFFWWGFLRKAGLGFKLVRTRGDQRLPRNDILNRYLHSNIADAVVVTNKRMAEHFLKKMELAENSLWLIHGGVDTDKFKFNQQGRSEIRKKYGFTEDQIVVGLLGRFDRVKGQHELIKAIAKVRQNSENDNIKLFLMGFPTATSRHEIDSWLNENNIADITEISGKCENISACISAIDIGVIASLWSETIARAALEIMACQRPLISTSVGVMPDLLPEEALVEPQDVSAMALKLEEVISSPEMKKGLLETHAKTMSQLSGSDFLKRTLTLYQGTLTKNS